In Streptomyces sp. NBC_01551, one DNA window encodes the following:
- the recF gene encoding DNA replication/repair protein RecF, protein MHVSHLSLADFRSYARAEVPLDPGVTAFVGPNGQGKTNLVEAIGYLATLGSHRVSSDAPLVRMGADRAIIRAAVTQGERQQLVELELNPGRANRARINRSSQVRPRDVLGIVRTVLFAPEDLALVKGDPGERRRFLDELVTARSPRMAAVRSDYERVLKQRNTLLKSAAMARRHGGRSMDLSTLDVWDQHLARAGAELLAQRLDLIATLLPLADKAYEQLAPGGGPLGLAYKSSAGEAGEASEAGEAVDSGRARTREALYEVLLAALSDVRKQEIERGVTLVGPHRDDVLLRLGELPAKGYASHGESWSYALALRLASYELLRSEGAEPVLILDDVFAELDARRRERLAELVAPGEQVLVTAAVDDDVPGVLTGARFGVSGGEVTRL, encoded by the coding sequence ATGCACGTTTCGCATCTCTCACTGGCCGACTTCCGCTCGTACGCCCGGGCCGAGGTTCCCCTCGACCCGGGCGTCACGGCTTTCGTGGGCCCCAACGGCCAGGGCAAGACGAACCTGGTCGAGGCGATCGGCTACCTCGCGACGCTGGGCAGTCACCGGGTCTCCTCGGACGCCCCGCTGGTACGGATGGGCGCGGACCGGGCGATCATCCGCGCGGCCGTCACGCAGGGCGAGCGCCAGCAGCTGGTGGAGCTGGAGCTGAACCCGGGGCGGGCGAACCGGGCCCGGATCAACCGGTCGTCGCAGGTCAGGCCCCGGGACGTGCTGGGGATCGTACGGACGGTGCTGTTCGCGCCGGAGGACCTGGCCCTGGTGAAGGGGGATCCGGGCGAGCGGCGGCGGTTCCTCGACGAGCTGGTGACGGCGCGTTCGCCGCGGATGGCGGCGGTGCGCTCGGACTACGAGCGGGTGCTCAAGCAGCGGAACACGCTGCTGAAGTCGGCGGCGATGGCGCGCCGGCACGGTGGCCGGTCCATGGACCTGTCCACCCTCGACGTGTGGGACCAGCACCTCGCGCGCGCGGGCGCGGAGCTGCTGGCGCAGCGCCTCGACCTGATCGCGACGCTGCTGCCGCTGGCGGACAAGGCGTACGAGCAGCTCGCGCCCGGTGGTGGCCCGCTGGGGCTGGCGTACAAGTCGTCCGCGGGCGAGGCGGGCGAGGCCAGTGAGGCCGGCGAGGCAGTGGACAGCGGCCGGGCGCGCACCCGCGAGGCGCTGTACGAGGTGCTGCTGGCCGCGCTGTCGGACGTACGCAAACAGGAGATCGAGCGGGGCGTGACCCTGGTGGGTCCGCACCGCGACGACGTGCTGCTGCGCCTGGGCGAGCTGCCGGCGAAGGGGTACGCGAGTCACGGCGAGTCCTGGTCGTACGCGCTGGCGCTGCGGCTGGCCTCGTACGAGCTGCTGCGCTCGGAGGGCGCGGAGCCGGTGCTGATCCTGGACGACGTGTTCGCGGAGCTGGACGCGCGGCGCCGGGAGCGGCTGGCGGAGCTGGTGGCTCCGGGTGAGCAGGTGTTGGTGACGGCGGCGGTGGACGATGACGTTCCGGGTGTGTTGACGGGGGCCCGGTTCGGGGTCTCCGGCGGTGAGGTGACCCGGCTGTGA
- the gyrB gene encoding DNA topoisomerase (ATP-hydrolyzing) subunit B, which yields MLCQKGRFVADSGNPNDNQSTAGENGEITASYDASAIQVLEGLDAVRKRPGMYIGSTGERGLHHLVYEVVDNSVDEALAGHADTIDVTILADGGVRVIDNGRGIPVDIVPSEGKPAVEVVLTVLHAGGKFGGGGYAVSGGLHGVGVSVVNALSTKVAVEVKRDGYRWTQDYKLGAPTAALAKNEETDEHGTSVTFWADGDIFETTEYSFETLSRRFQEMAFLNKGLTLSLTDERESAKATVGADDPDADTAEPTARTVKYYYEGGIVDFVKYLNSRKGELIHPTVIDVEAEDKERMLSVEIAMQWNSQYTEGVYSFANTIHTHEGGTHEEGFRAALTGLVNRYARDKKLLREKDDNLAGEDIREGLTAIISVKLGEPQFEGQTKTKLGNTEAKTFVQKVVHEHLNDWFDRNPVEAADIIRKSIQAATARVAARKARDLTRRKGLLESASLPGKLSDCQSNDPTKCEIFIVEGDSAGGSAKSGRNPMYQAILPIRGKILNVEKARIDKILQNTEVQALISAFGTGVHEDFDIEKLRYHKIILMADADVDGQHINTLLLTFLFRFMRPLVEAGHVYLSRPPLYKIKWGRDDFEYAYSDRERDALVELGKQNGKRIKEDSIQRFKGLGEMNAEELRVTTMDVDHRVLGQVTLDDAAQADDLFSVLMGEDVEARRSFIQRNAKDVRFLDI from the coding sequence GTGCTGTGCCAGAAAGGGCGCTTCGTGGCCGATTCCGGCAACCCCAACGACAACCAGTCCACAGCCGGCGAGAACGGCGAGATCACCGCCTCGTACGACGCCAGCGCGATCCAGGTCCTCGAGGGCCTGGACGCGGTCCGCAAGCGGCCAGGCATGTACATCGGCTCGACCGGTGAGCGCGGGCTGCACCACCTCGTGTACGAGGTGGTGGACAACTCGGTCGACGAGGCCCTGGCCGGGCACGCGGACACCATCGACGTGACGATCCTCGCCGACGGCGGTGTGCGGGTCATCGACAACGGCCGAGGCATCCCGGTCGACATCGTGCCGTCCGAGGGCAAGCCGGCCGTGGAGGTCGTGCTGACGGTCCTGCACGCGGGCGGCAAGTTCGGCGGTGGCGGTTACGCCGTCTCCGGCGGTCTGCACGGCGTGGGCGTGTCCGTCGTGAACGCCCTGTCGACGAAGGTCGCGGTGGAGGTCAAGCGCGACGGCTACCGCTGGACGCAGGACTACAAGCTCGGCGCTCCGACGGCGGCCCTCGCGAAGAACGAGGAGACCGACGAGCACGGCACGTCGGTGACGTTCTGGGCCGACGGCGACATCTTCGAGACGACCGAGTACTCCTTCGAGACGCTGTCGCGGCGCTTCCAGGAGATGGCCTTCCTCAACAAGGGCCTGACCCTGTCGCTGACCGACGAGCGCGAGTCGGCCAAGGCCACCGTCGGTGCGGACGACCCCGACGCGGACACGGCCGAGCCCACCGCGCGCACGGTCAAGTACTACTACGAGGGCGGCATCGTCGACTTCGTGAAGTACCTGAACTCGCGCAAGGGCGAGCTCATCCACCCGACCGTCATCGACGTCGAGGCCGAGGACAAGGAGCGCATGCTCTCGGTCGAGATCGCGATGCAGTGGAACTCGCAGTACACGGAGGGCGTCTACTCCTTCGCGAACACGATCCACACCCACGAGGGCGGTACCCACGAGGAGGGCTTCCGCGCGGCGCTGACGGGTCTGGTGAACCGTTACGCGCGCGACAAGAAGCTGCTCCGCGAGAAGGACGACAACCTCGCCGGCGAGGACATCCGCGAGGGTCTGACCGCGATCATCTCGGTCAAGCTGGGCGAGCCGCAGTTCGAGGGCCAGACGAAGACCAAGCTGGGCAACACGGAGGCCAAGACCTTCGTGCAGAAGGTCGTCCACGAGCACCTCAACGACTGGTTCGACCGCAACCCGGTCGAGGCCGCGGACATCATCCGCAAGTCGATCCAGGCGGCCACGGCGCGCGTCGCGGCCCGCAAGGCCCGTGACCTCACCCGTCGCAAGGGTCTGCTGGAGAGCGCCTCGCTGCCGGGCAAGCTGTCGGACTGCCAGTCGAACGACCCGACCAAGTGCGAGATCTTCATCGTCGAGGGCGACTCGGCCGGTGGCTCCGCGAAGTCCGGCCGCAACCCGATGTACCAGGCCATCCTGCCGATCCGCGGCAAGATCCTGAACGTCGAGAAGGCCCGTATCGACAAGATCCTCCAGAACACCGAGGTCCAGGCGCTGATCAGCGCCTTCGGCACCGGTGTGCACGAGGACTTCGACATCGAGAAGCTCCGCTATCACAAGATCATCCTGATGGCGGACGCCGACGTCGACGGCCAGCACATCAACACCCTGCTGCTGACCTTCCTGTTCCGCTTCATGCGCCCGCTGGTCGAGGCCGGTCACGTGTACCTGTCGCGCCCGCCGCTCTACAAGATCAAGTGGGGCCGGGACGACTTCGAGTACGCGTACTCGGACCGCGAGCGCGACGCGCTGGTCGAACTGGGCAAGCAGAACGGCAAGCGGATCAAGGAAGACTCGATCCAGCGCTTCAAGGGTCTGGGCGAGATGAACGCCGAGGAGCTGCGCGTCACCACCATGGACGTCGACCACCGCGTGCTCGGCCAGGTCACCCTGGACGACGCGGCCCAGGCCGACGACCTGTTCTCGGTGCTGATGGGTGAGGACGTCGAGGCGCGGCGCTCCTTCATCCAGCGCAACGCCAAGGACGTTCGGTTCCTCGACATCTGA
- a CDS encoding DUF721 domain-containing protein yields MSEQEREPRKAPEPSGVDLARQALAAAREQARARGNAVSGKKRQQHPGLRSGARADGRDPMPLMAALDRLRTERGWEMPMAVAGVMERWPQIVGPEIAAHCEPERYEDRELVVRCDSSAWAAQLKLLAPQLVARLNADLGQGTVRLIKVQGPGGRPKRYGPWRAPGSTGSGDTYA; encoded by the coding sequence GTGAGCGAGCAGGAACGGGAGCCGCGCAAGGCCCCGGAGCCGTCCGGGGTGGATCTGGCACGGCAGGCGCTGGCGGCGGCGCGCGAGCAGGCGCGGGCGCGGGGCAACGCGGTGAGCGGGAAGAAGCGGCAGCAGCATCCGGGGCTGCGGTCGGGCGCGCGGGCGGACGGCCGGGATCCGATGCCGTTGATGGCGGCGCTGGACCGGTTGCGGACGGAGCGCGGCTGGGAGATGCCGATGGCGGTGGCGGGCGTGATGGAGCGCTGGCCGCAGATCGTCGGGCCGGAGATCGCGGCGCACTGTGAACCGGAGCGCTACGAGGACCGTGAGTTGGTCGTGCGGTGCGATTCCTCGGCGTGGGCGGCGCAGCTGAAGCTGCTGGCCCCGCAACTGGTGGCGCGGCTGAACGCGGATCTGGGTCAGGGCACGGTGCGGCTGATCAAGGTGCAGGGCCCGGGCGGGCGGCCGAAGCGGTACGGGCCGTGGCGGGCGCCGGGGAGTACGGGTTCCGGGGACACGTACGCCTGA
- the gnd gene encoding phosphogluconate dehydrogenase (NAD(+)-dependent, decarboxylating): protein MELGLVGLGKMGGNMRERIRRAGHTVIGYDRNPDLADVHSLAELVDSLQAPRVVWVMVPAGAATQSTVDELAELLSPGDIVVDGGNSRWTDDEKHAEELKAKGIGFVDCGVSGGVWGLENGYALMYGGDKEHVATVQPIFDALKPEGEFGAVHAGKVGAGHFAKMVHNGIEYAMMQAYAEGWELLEKVDSVTDVREVFRSWQEGTVIRSWLLDLAVNALDEDEHLEQLRGFAQDSGEGRWTVEAAIDNAVPLPAITASLFARFASRQDDSPQMKMIAALRNQFGGHAVEKKQ from the coding sequence ATGGAGCTTGGTCTCGTCGGTCTCGGCAAGATGGGCGGCAACATGCGCGAGCGCATCCGCCGCGCCGGCCACACCGTCATCGGATACGACCGCAACCCGGACCTCGCCGACGTCCACAGCCTGGCGGAACTTGTGGACAGCCTGCAGGCCCCCCGCGTGGTGTGGGTGATGGTCCCCGCGGGCGCGGCGACGCAGTCCACCGTCGACGAGCTCGCGGAGCTGCTGTCCCCGGGCGACATCGTCGTCGACGGCGGCAACTCGCGCTGGACCGACGACGAGAAGCACGCCGAGGAGCTGAAGGCCAAGGGCATCGGCTTCGTCGACTGCGGTGTCTCCGGCGGCGTGTGGGGTCTGGAGAACGGCTACGCGCTGATGTACGGCGGCGACAAGGAGCACGTCGCGACCGTCCAGCCGATCTTCGACGCCCTCAAGCCCGAGGGTGAGTTCGGCGCCGTGCACGCGGGCAAGGTCGGCGCGGGCCACTTCGCGAAGATGGTCCACAACGGCATCGAGTACGCCATGATGCAGGCCTACGCCGAGGGCTGGGAGCTCCTGGAGAAGGTGGACTCGGTCACCGACGTCCGCGAGGTGTTCCGGTCCTGGCAGGAGGGCACGGTCATCCGCTCCTGGCTGCTGGACCTCGCGGTCAACGCGCTGGACGAGGACGAACACCTGGAGCAGCTGCGGGGCTTCGCGCAGGACTCGGGCGAGGGCCGCTGGACGGTGGAGGCGGCGATCGACAACGCCGTGCCGCTGCCCGCGATCACCGCTTCGCTGTTCGCGCGGTTCGCCTCGCGCCAGGACGACTCGCCGCAGATGAAGATGATCGCCGCGCTGCGCAACCAGTTCGGCGGCCACGCGGTGGAGAAGAAGCAGTAG